From one Oceanimonas doudoroffii genomic stretch:
- a CDS encoding SEC-C metal-binding domain-containing protein, whose translation MNSINALKDKFDSDESRTISILRAIDSRKYDIAKDKAKSTIEEIENLKKELKSEGDLNAAYLTNSFYELLLRVSLFWQHIERESYYQSWWALQDGLDHLRQLKKFYLAKNKALSFFENQLIELEKLYPYKLFSSPGFIVESFQCSICKNDIDSDFCSHMKGELYSGEIAYAVAQEIKDIDHFAFVTNPTNKRLVIDNNDNHIQFNLFKEVVEHFNSNNLSPLGFSTLKRYEFMRPDEDWVKLPRNSECYCGSGKKFKKCCIGNSQKKQIHVDFMGHHIFA comes from the coding sequence ATGAACTCTATTAACGCACTTAAAGATAAATTTGATTCTGATGAAAGTCGTACTATCAGCATCCTGAGAGCAATCGATAGTAGAAAGTATGATATAGCAAAAGACAAAGCAAAGAGCACCATAGAAGAAATTGAAAACCTTAAGAAGGAATTAAAATCAGAGGGTGATCTCAATGCTGCTTACCTCACGAACTCATTCTACGAATTACTCCTCAGAGTATCTTTGTTTTGGCAGCATATTGAACGCGAAAGCTACTACCAATCGTGGTGGGCATTACAGGATGGGCTAGATCATCTAAGGCAACTTAAGAAGTTTTATTTAGCCAAAAACAAAGCACTGTCATTTTTCGAAAACCAATTGATAGAATTGGAAAAATTATATCCATATAAGTTGTTTTCAAGCCCAGGTTTTATTGTTGAAAGCTTTCAATGCAGTATATGCAAGAACGACATTGATTCTGATTTTTGTAGTCATATGAAAGGTGAATTATATAGTGGCGAGATAGCCTATGCAGTTGCTCAAGAAATAAAAGACATAGATCACTTTGCTTTTGTAACAAACCCAACAAACAAAAGACTGGTTATTGATAATAATGATAATCACATTCAGTTCAATTTATTCAAAGAGGTAGTGGAGCATTTCAATTCAAATAATCTTTCTCCGCTTGGATTTTCAACTTTAAAAAGATATGAATTCATGAGGCCAGACGAAGACTGGGTTAAGTTACCTAGAAACTCTGAGTGTTACTGTGGAAGTGGAAAGAAGTTTAAGAAATGTTGCATTGGTAATTCGCAGAAAAAGCAAATTCATGTAGATTTTATGGGCCATCACATATTCGCCTAA
- a CDS encoding TetR/AcrR family transcriptional regulator gives MNEKKPTRSELKRRAILQAAQRAFQEKGVHNTSMDELAALAQVSKRTVYNHFASKEALIMALMTELWQQATLCAGEDYDAAAELQPQLSKLLESEIEAICSREYIELNRVAFEHFFHQPEAIRQQVEKLSANETGIARWLKAASADGRLRELDRNIAGQQLQNLIKGNCFWPQLLQVTPLLDARERHELAERTAALFLSHYQA, from the coding sequence ATGAACGAGAAAAAGCCAACACGAAGCGAACTCAAGCGCCGGGCCATTCTGCAGGCGGCCCAGCGAGCGTTTCAGGAGAAAGGCGTGCACAACACCAGCATGGACGAGCTGGCGGCACTGGCGCAAGTGTCCAAGCGCACCGTGTATAACCACTTCGCCAGCAAGGAGGCGCTGATCATGGCGCTGATGACCGAGCTTTGGCAGCAGGCCACCCTGTGTGCGGGGGAAGACTATGACGCCGCAGCCGAGCTACAGCCCCAGCTCAGCAAGCTGCTCGAGTCGGAAATTGAGGCCATTTGCAGCCGTGAATATATCGAGCTGAACCGCGTGGCGTTTGAGCATTTCTTTCATCAGCCGGAGGCAATACGCCAGCAGGTAGAAAAGCTGTCGGCCAACGAAACCGGCATTGCCCGCTGGTTAAAGGCCGCATCGGCAGACGGGCGACTGCGCGAGCTGGACCGCAACATTGCCGGCCAGCAGCTTCAAAACCTGATCAAGGGCAACTGCTTCTGGCCCCAGCTGCTGCAGGTGACGCCGCTGCTTGATGCTCGTGAACGCCATGAACTCGCCGAGCGCACCGCGGCGCTGTTTCTAAGCCACTATCAGGCCTGA
- a CDS encoding MBL fold metallo-hydrolase, with amino-acid sequence MAVSLLKGCSTEQQKFYNTGMSNSAENSSLWEVAKMYWRTERVAPRPTATLPLRNIPAAELAEPSPEARVYRLGHSSVLIQLDGQTILTDPVFSERASPVQWMGPKRFHPLPLELSALPPIAAVVISHDHYDHLDKASILALNDKVARFLVPLRVGNHLRRWGVDDDKIIELDWWQSHSLGSITFTATPAQHFSGRGLRDKDHTLWAGWAIAGQAANLFFSGDSGYFDGFRDIGERLGPFDLTLIETGAYNQLWSSIHMLPEQSVQAHIDLRGEVMLPIHNSTFDLALHDWFEPLERATAAGWDRNVRVVTPMIGAAVRVHNPQVTGFWWQTDVATELANEGEARAEVR; translated from the coding sequence ATGGCCGTTAGTCTGTTAAAGGGCTGCTCAACGGAGCAACAGAAGTTCTACAACACGGGCATGAGCAACAGTGCCGAAAACAGCAGTCTGTGGGAGGTGGCCAAAATGTACTGGCGCACCGAGCGGGTGGCGCCCCGGCCAACGGCCACCTTGCCGCTGCGCAATATTCCCGCCGCGGAGCTGGCCGAGCCGTCGCCCGAGGCCAGGGTATACCGGCTGGGGCATTCCAGCGTGCTGATTCAGCTGGACGGGCAAACCATATTGACCGATCCGGTGTTCAGCGAGCGCGCCTCGCCGGTGCAGTGGATGGGCCCCAAACGTTTTCATCCGCTGCCCCTTGAGCTCTCGGCCTTGCCGCCCATTGCGGCCGTGGTGATCAGCCATGACCATTACGACCATCTGGACAAGGCCAGCATTCTTGCCCTGAATGACAAGGTCGCGCGTTTTCTGGTGCCGCTGAGAGTGGGCAACCACCTGCGCCGCTGGGGCGTTGATGATGACAAAATCATAGAGCTGGACTGGTGGCAGTCTCATTCCCTGGGGAGCATTACCTTTACCGCGACCCCGGCGCAGCATTTTTCCGGCCGAGGCCTGAGAGACAAGGATCACACCCTGTGGGCCGGCTGGGCCATTGCGGGGCAAGCAGCCAATCTCTTTTTCAGCGGTGACAGCGGCTATTTCGACGGCTTTCGCGACATTGGCGAGCGCCTTGGTCCGTTCGATCTCACCCTGATCGAAACCGGCGCCTACAACCAACTCTGGAGCAGCATTCACATGCTGCCCGAGCAAAGTGTGCAGGCGCATATCGACTTGCGTGGCGAGGTGATGCTGCCCATTCACAACAGCACCTTTGATCTGGCGTTGCACGACTGGTTTGAGCCGCTGGAGCGGGCCACGGCGGCCGGGTGGGACCGCAATGTGCGCGTGGTCACGCCGATGATCGGCGCCGCGGTCAGGGTGCACAATCCGCAGGTGACCGGGTTTTGGTGGCAGACCGACGTGGCAACCGAGCTGGCCAATGAGGGTGAGGCGCGCGCCGAGGTTCGTTAA
- a CDS encoding DoxX family protein has product MKIKPLSALLALVFLASGGAKLAGLEFEVAAFARWGYPSWFMYFTGVVEVAGGIGLLIGRVAALAAASMVLVMIGAVTTHVIHAEWGTLMVATVILVLAILRAWLGRNDLFALLQRR; this is encoded by the coding sequence ATGAAAATCAAACCGTTGAGCGCCCTGTTGGCCCTGGTTTTTCTGGCGTCGGGCGGTGCCAAGCTGGCCGGTCTTGAGTTTGAAGTGGCGGCGTTCGCGCGTTGGGGCTATCCGTCCTGGTTTATGTATTTCACCGGCGTGGTTGAGGTGGCCGGCGGCATTGGCCTGCTGATTGGCCGTGTTGCCGCGCTGGCCGCGGCCAGCATGGTGCTGGTGATGATCGGTGCCGTGACCACCCATGTGATCCATGCGGAGTGGGGCACCCTGATGGTGGCCACGGTGATTCTGGTGCTGGCCATCCTGCGGGCCTGGTTGGGCCGCAACGACCTCTTTGCCCTGTTGCAGCGCAGATAA
- a CDS encoding zinc ribbon domain-containing protein YjdM, translated as MSLPPCPQCNSEYVYQDQQQLICPECGHEWNPAEVAAEDAPLTAKDANGTLLQEGDKITVAKDLKVKGSSMVIKIGTKAVIRRIVDGKDHELDCKVDGAGEMMVTAAFVKKA; from the coding sequence ATGTCTTTACCTCCTTGCCCCCAGTGCAACTCCGAATACGTATACCAGGATCAGCAGCAGCTTATTTGCCCCGAGTGTGGTCATGAGTGGAATCCGGCAGAGGTGGCCGCCGAAGACGCGCCCCTCACCGCCAAGGATGCCAACGGCACGTTGCTGCAGGAAGGCGACAAAATCACCGTGGCCAAGGATCTCAAGGTAAAGGGCAGCTCCATGGTGATTAAAATTGGCACCAAGGCCGTGATCCGCCGCATTGTCGACGGCAAGGATCACGAGCTGGACTGCAAGGTAGACGGCGCCGGCGAGATGATGGTGACCGCCGCCTTTGTGAAAAAGGCCTGA
- a CDS encoding DUF523 domain-containing protein: MEKILVSACLMGAPVRYNGKSLGLQPDDLAWLQRHFAIKTLCPEVAGGLSTPRAPAEIAGGEGADVLLGTARIVDNTGADQTNAFVRGAEQTLAFCRQHDIGHAILAEASPSCGSNIIYNGHFSGEKVAGQGVTAALLRRHGIVVVSQHNIDALKAGR, translated from the coding sequence ATGGAAAAGATCCTTGTCAGCGCCTGTTTAATGGGCGCACCGGTGCGCTACAACGGCAAAAGCCTGGGGTTGCAGCCCGATGATCTGGCCTGGCTGCAACGGCATTTCGCCATTAAAACCCTGTGCCCCGAGGTGGCGGGCGGCTTGTCCACACCCAGGGCGCCCGCCGAAATTGCCGGCGGTGAAGGGGCCGATGTGCTCCTGGGCACCGCCCGCATCGTGGACAACACCGGTGCCGATCAAACCAACGCCTTTGTGCGTGGCGCCGAGCAAACCCTGGCGTTTTGTCGCCAGCACGACATTGGCCATGCCATTCTGGCGGAAGCCAGCCCTTCCTGTGGCAGCAACATCATTTATAACGGCCACTTCAGCGGCGAGAAAGTCGCCGGGCAGGGCGTGACCGCCGCCTTGCTGCGCCGCCATGGCATTGTGGTGGTCAGCCAGCACAACATCGACGCGCTCAAGGCCGGGCGCTAA
- a CDS encoding LysR substrate-binding domain-containing protein, which produces MPATYRPLDLVLLNTFVTVADKGGFTAAASHLHLAQSTVSAHIKRLESVLERPLLQRQHQLTVPTVVGERLLVHARQMLRQNSLAWQDILQQRLAGVVRLGVPEDYLGYLPEALSEFESRFPDVELEVHCGLSVDLIQQIKTDALDLAITTRQPRSPGGEVLRREPMVWVGGAGHNTRRRSPLPLAVTQRGVCIFREHTLASLDAAAIDWRIAYTSTTLSGLSAAVKSGLAITALTPSMLEPGMRQLGVEEGLPALPMVELALHRSPRRTNEAVEQLALQLRTHMEKLSPRRRSSREQ; this is translated from the coding sequence ATGCCCGCAACCTATCGCCCCCTCGACCTGGTATTGTTGAACACCTTTGTTACCGTGGCCGACAAGGGCGGCTTTACCGCCGCCGCCAGCCATCTGCATTTGGCGCAATCAACCGTCAGCGCCCACATCAAACGCCTGGAAAGCGTGCTTGAACGCCCCCTGCTGCAGCGCCAGCATCAACTCACCGTGCCCACCGTTGTGGGCGAACGCTTGCTGGTGCATGCCCGACAAATGCTGCGCCAGAACTCCCTGGCCTGGCAGGACATACTGCAACAACGCCTGGCCGGCGTGGTGCGCCTGGGGGTGCCGGAAGACTACCTGGGTTACCTGCCCGAGGCGCTGAGCGAGTTTGAAAGCCGCTTTCCCGACGTGGAGCTGGAAGTGCATTGCGGCCTGAGTGTGGACTTGATCCAGCAAATAAAAACCGATGCCCTGGATCTGGCCATTACCACGCGCCAGCCCCGCAGCCCCGGCGGTGAGGTGCTGCGCCGGGAGCCCATGGTGTGGGTGGGTGGTGCCGGTCACAACACACGCCGCCGCTCGCCCCTGCCCCTGGCGGTGACCCAGCGCGGTGTGTGCATTTTTCGCGAACACACCCTGGCCAGCCTGGATGCCGCCGCCATTGACTGGCGCATCGCCTATACCAGCACCACCCTGTCGGGGCTGTCGGCCGCGGTGAAGTCAGGGTTGGCCATTACCGCCCTGACCCCGTCCATGCTGGAGCCGGGCATGCGCCAGCTTGGGGTGGAAGAAGGCTTGCCGGCGCTGCCCATGGTAGAGCTGGCCCTGCACCGCAGCCCGCGGCGAACCAACGAGGCCGTGGAGCAACTGGCCCTGCAACTGCGCACCCATATGGAAAAGCTCAGTCCCAGGCGCCGCTCATCGCGGGAGCAGTAA
- a CDS encoding BCCT family transporter: MNDTYYQPQTSRTSDAAAESIPSPDGHSNLINTDYTIGQDNITSGFWGLKVDLHSQVFAWSSLVILAFVTITLALPDVMGPFFGGIRSYLTSNLSWAFMLSTNVFVVLAIVLIFSPLGRVRLGGTKATPDFSYPGWFAMLFAAGMGVGLMFYCVSEPLTYFNDLRSGTTGPLGQQLSTDEDAKALGMAATIFHWGMHPWATYAIIALALALFSFNKGLPLTMRSVFYPILGERVWGWPGHVVDVLAVFATLFGLATSLGLGASQASAGLNALFGVPNTSTTMVLLVLGITAVTLVSVIAGVEKGVRRVSQVNMMLAIVLMLFVLVMGPTLLIVTGAADNLMNYLQELPVLANPFGREDDAFIHGWTAFYWAWWISWSPFVGMFIARVSRGRTVREFLIAVLLVPTLVSVIWMSTFGETALWQLSQGYEGANNAALELQLFAMLKELPLASITSLVGIVLVMVFFITSSDSGSLVIDSITSGGKVSSPRTQRIFWVMVEAAIAIALLLGGGLTALQAAVLITGVPFMLVVLTSGYSVVQGLRSEPRV; this comes from the coding sequence ATGAACGACACCTATTATCAACCACAGACGAGCCGCACATCCGATGCAGCTGCCGAGAGCATTCCATCGCCCGACGGGCATTCCAATCTTATCAACACCGATTATACCATTGGCCAGGACAACATTACTTCCGGCTTCTGGGGGTTAAAGGTCGACCTGCACAGCCAGGTGTTTGCCTGGTCGTCACTGGTGATCCTGGCCTTTGTCACCATTACCCTGGCACTGCCCGATGTGATGGGGCCATTTTTCGGCGGCATTCGCAGTTACCTCACCAGCAACCTGAGCTGGGCCTTTATGCTCTCCACCAATGTATTTGTGGTGCTGGCCATTGTTTTGATCTTCTCGCCCCTGGGCAGAGTGCGGCTGGGCGGCACCAAGGCCACGCCCGATTTCAGCTATCCCGGTTGGTTTGCCATGCTGTTTGCCGCCGGCATGGGGGTGGGGCTGATGTTTTACTGCGTGTCCGAGCCGCTGACCTACTTCAACGATCTACGCTCCGGCACCACGGGCCCACTGGGTCAGCAGCTGAGCACAGATGAAGACGCCAAAGCCCTGGGCATGGCCGCCACCATCTTTCACTGGGGCATGCACCCCTGGGCCACCTACGCCATTATCGCCCTGGCACTGGCGCTGTTTTCCTTCAACAAGGGCTTGCCGCTGACCATGCGCTCGGTGTTTTACCCGATATTGGGTGAACGGGTATGGGGCTGGCCGGGCCATGTGGTTGACGTGCTGGCGGTGTTTGCCACCCTGTTCGGTTTGGCCACGTCCCTGGGGCTGGGCGCCTCTCAGGCCTCGGCCGGGTTGAATGCCCTCTTTGGTGTGCCCAACACCAGCACTACCATGGTGTTGCTGGTTCTGGGTATTACCGCAGTGACCCTGGTGTCGGTGATTGCCGGGGTTGAGAAAGGGGTGCGCCGGGTGTCTCAGGTCAACATGATGCTGGCCATTGTGCTGATGCTGTTTGTGCTGGTCATGGGGCCAACACTGCTGATTGTGACCGGTGCCGCCGACAACCTGATGAACTACCTTCAGGAATTGCCGGTGCTGGCCAACCCCTTTGGCCGTGAAGATGACGCCTTTATTCATGGCTGGACCGCCTTTTACTGGGCCTGGTGGATCAGCTGGTCACCCTTTGTGGGCATGTTTATTGCGCGGGTGTCTCGTGGACGCACCGTACGCGAGTTTCTGATTGCGGTGCTGCTGGTGCCGACCCTGGTGTCGGTGATCTGGATGAGCACCTTTGGTGAAACCGCGCTGTGGCAGCTGTCTCAGGGCTACGAAGGCGCCAACAATGCGGCACTGGAGCTGCAGCTGTTTGCCATGCTCAAGGAGCTGCCCCTGGCCTCGATTACGTCACTGGTGGGCATCGTGCTGGTGATGGTGTTCTTTATTACCTCATCGGACTCCGGCTCTCTGGTGATCGACTCCATCACCTCGGGCGGCAAGGTGTCATCGCCGCGCACCCAGCGCATTTTCTGGGTGATGGTGGAGGCAGCCATTGCCATCGCACTGTTGCTGGGCGGTGGCCTCACGGCCCTGCAGGCGGCGGTACTGATCACCGGTGTGCCCTTTATGCTGGTGGTGCTCACCTCCGGTTACTCCGTGGTGCAGGGCCTGCGCAGCGAGCCTCGCGTGTAG
- a CDS encoding methyl-accepting chemotaxis protein — translation MHKFKLTTILIAFVALSLALLTLVSTLINVNRFSGLYYGQTETEYLPNSVGRVAEQVRAELLPAMLLSDSLADNGLVHDWMREGENASPMHGRVLHYFNEQRAQTGASTLFWVSGESNTYYTDAGVFKHISPSDPLDRWYYDFINGDAQRVLNLDPDERTGKLTLFVNSVVEIDGRRVGAAGMGQDVSAIVELVANYSLGDNGYLFLVDGNGVINAHPDSSLVGKAVNGLDGFSPVNTLLAGNHSGFEFNQADFAGEQVYLAAQEVRDTGLRLVAVLPAAEISGAINEAISSSVVVSVLLALAFIVITVLFARALGRAIRRVGDDLLAMSGDGGDLTKRLDDSHNNELGHLARGFNAIIGKIRALVAEIQHTETAMKTGIEQLAQLADDTFKATEVQRGQTEQVATAITEMGQTVTEVSGIAQRTASDTEAAVGEANHTNQNMALTTETMAQLNRVMSDIENTINDFAGQADAINSVVEVINAISEQTNLLALNAAIEAARAGEQGRGFAVVADEVRNLAKRTQASTQEISEQIARLQQTARQSTAAIREGTDNSRRVAESTEQSAQALASIQQRFEAISSGSHQVAAATEEQGAVADHINQSAHVISDSAAGIHSNAEQQLAAISQLQQRAEHLRSLVGQFRV, via the coding sequence ATGCACAAGTTCAAGTTAACCACCATTCTTATCGCCTTTGTGGCGCTGTCGCTGGCGTTGCTGACACTGGTGTCCACCCTGATCAACGTCAATCGTTTCTCTGGCCTTTATTATGGCCAGACCGAAACCGAATACCTGCCCAACAGCGTGGGCCGGGTGGCGGAGCAGGTGCGCGCCGAGTTGCTGCCGGCCATGCTACTGTCCGACAGCCTGGCGGACAACGGCCTGGTGCATGACTGGATGCGGGAAGGCGAGAATGCCTCGCCCATGCACGGCCGTGTGCTGCATTATTTCAATGAGCAGCGGGCGCAAACCGGCGCGTCCACCCTGTTCTGGGTGTCGGGCGAGAGCAACACCTACTACACCGACGCCGGCGTGTTCAAACACATTTCTCCCTCGGATCCGCTGGACCGCTGGTATTACGACTTTATCAACGGCGATGCGCAGCGGGTGCTGAACCTGGATCCGGATGAGCGCACCGGCAAGCTCACCCTGTTTGTGAACTCAGTGGTGGAAATAGACGGCCGGCGAGTGGGCGCCGCCGGCATGGGCCAGGACGTGTCGGCCATTGTGGAGCTGGTGGCCAACTACAGCCTGGGTGACAACGGCTATCTGTTTCTGGTGGATGGCAATGGCGTGATCAATGCTCACCCCGATTCCAGCCTGGTGGGCAAGGCAGTGAATGGGCTGGACGGCTTTTCGCCAGTGAATACGCTGCTGGCCGGTAACCACAGCGGTTTTGAATTCAATCAGGCCGACTTTGCCGGCGAGCAGGTGTATCTGGCGGCGCAGGAAGTGCGCGACACCGGCCTGCGGCTGGTGGCGGTGCTGCCGGCGGCGGAGATCAGCGGCGCCATCAACGAGGCCATTTCATCTTCTGTGGTGGTCAGTGTGCTGCTGGCGCTGGCCTTTATCGTTATCACCGTTCTCTTCGCCCGTGCTTTGGGTCGGGCCATTCGCCGAGTGGGAGACGATCTACTGGCCATGTCCGGCGACGGCGGCGATCTCACCAAACGCCTCGACGACAGCCACAACAACGAGCTGGGCCACCTGGCCCGGGGCTTTAACGCCATTATCGGCAAGATTCGCGCACTGGTGGCGGAAATTCAGCACACCGAAACCGCCATGAAAACCGGCATTGAGCAACTGGCCCAGCTGGCGGACGACACCTTCAAGGCCACCGAGGTGCAACGCGGCCAGACCGAGCAGGTGGCCACCGCCATTACCGAAATGGGTCAGACCGTCACCGAGGTGTCGGGCATTGCCCAGCGCACTGCCAGCGACACCGAGGCGGCGGTGGGTGAGGCCAACCACACCAACCAGAACATGGCCCTTACCACCGAGACCATGGCCCAGCTCAATCGAGTAATGAGCGACATTGAAAACACCATCAACGACTTTGCCGGCCAGGCCGACGCCATCAACTCGGTGGTGGAAGTGATCAACGCCATTTCCGAGCAGACCAACCTGCTGGCGCTGAATGCCGCCATTGAGGCGGCCCGGGCCGGTGAGCAGGGCCGGGGCTTTGCGGTGGTCGCCGACGAGGTACGCAACCTGGCCAAGCGTACTCAGGCCTCGACTCAGGAGATCAGCGAGCAGATTGCCCGGCTGCAGCAAACCGCCCGGCAGTCTACCGCCGCCATTCGGGAAGGCACCGACAACAGCCGGCGGGTGGCCGAAAGCACCGAACAATCGGCCCAGGCCCTGGCCAGCATTCAGCAGCGGTTTGAGGCCATCAGCTCGGGCAGCCATCAGGTGGCGGCGGCTACCGAGGAGCAGGGTGCGGTGGCGGATCACATCAACCAGTCGGCCCATGTGATCTCCGACAGTGCCGCCGGCATTCACAGCAATGCCGAGCAGCAGCTGGCCGCCATCAGCCAGCTGCAACAGCGTGCCGAGCATTTGCGCAGCCTGGTGGGGCAATTCAGGGTGTAA
- a CDS encoding ATP-binding protein: MKRRLLMSWSSGKDSAWALHQLMQHPDYDVVGLFTTINEAFERVAMHGVRAELLRRQADAIGLPLEIITLPWPCTNEDYQQRMGAFITHAKAQGIAAFGFGDLLLEDVRQYRENQLAGSGIEAVFPIWHTPTREVPYEMLKHGLRAVITCLDPKKVPVAFAGRELTAEVLAGLPEGTDLCGENGEFHTFVFDGPLFREPVAITPGEVVERDGFVFADFLAG; encoded by the coding sequence ATGAAACGAAGATTGTTAATGTCCTGGAGTAGCGGCAAAGACAGCGCCTGGGCCCTGCACCAGCTGATGCAGCACCCCGACTACGACGTGGTGGGCCTTTTTACCACGATCAATGAGGCCTTTGAGCGGGTTGCAATGCACGGAGTACGGGCAGAATTGCTGCGCCGGCAGGCAGACGCCATTGGCCTGCCGCTGGAGATCATTACCCTGCCATGGCCCTGCACCAACGAAGACTATCAGCAACGCATGGGCGCATTTATTACCCACGCCAAGGCTCAAGGTATAGCGGCGTTCGGCTTTGGCGATCTGTTGCTGGAAGACGTCAGGCAGTACCGTGAAAACCAGCTGGCAGGCAGCGGCATTGAAGCGGTATTCCCCATCTGGCACACGCCCACGCGGGAGGTGCCTTACGAGATGTTGAAACACGGCCTGCGGGCGGTGATTACCTGCCTGGATCCCAAAAAGGTGCCGGTGGCGTTTGCCGGCCGGGAGCTGACCGCAGAGGTGCTGGCCGGGCTGCCTGAAGGCACCGATCTTTGCGGCGAGAACGGTGAGTTCCATACCTTCGTGTTTGACGGCCCCCTGTTCAGGGAGCCGGTGGCCATTACGCCCGGCGAGGTGGTGGAACGGGACGGCTTCGTGTTTGCCGATTTCCTAGCAGGCTAA
- a CDS encoding STAS/SEC14 domain-containing protein encodes MFKVTVTGENQLELELSGRLDSEAMKAALDELVEASRYMVHGRMLYRIGDFEWPTLGAMGVELSRLPALFGMIRRFDRIAVVAAKGWIRSASKLEGALIPGLEIRAFVPAEEDHARQWLAQRSD; translated from the coding sequence ATGTTCAAGGTAACGGTAACCGGTGAAAACCAACTGGAGCTGGAGCTCAGCGGCCGGCTCGACAGTGAGGCAATGAAGGCGGCGCTGGATGAGCTGGTCGAGGCAAGCCGATACATGGTGCACGGGCGCATGTTGTATCGCATCGGCGATTTTGAATGGCCTACCCTGGGCGCCATGGGGGTGGAGCTGTCACGGTTACCGGCCCTGTTTGGCATGATACGCCGGTTCGATCGCATTGCCGTGGTGGCGGCAAAGGGCTGGATCCGCTCGGCCAGCAAGCTGGAAGGGGCGCTGATCCCGGGGCTGGAAATTCGCGCCTTTGTGCCCGCCGAAGAAGACCATGCCCGGCAGTGGCTGGCGCAACGAAGTGATTAA
- a CDS encoding DUF1289 domain-containing protein translates to MTKAVPSPCIGLCRLNEQRLCIGCYRTVEEITGWRDRSEHDKAAIVRCIEERRQQHNT, encoded by the coding sequence ATGACTAAGGCCGTCCCCAGCCCCTGCATTGGCCTGTGCCGGCTGAACGAGCAACGGTTGTGCATCGGCTGTTATCGCACCGTTGAGGAGATCACCGGCTGGCGCGATCGCAGTGAACACGACAAGGCCGCCATAGTGCGTTGCATCGAAGAGCGTCGGCAACAGCACAACACCTAA
- a CDS encoding OmpA family protein — protein MKMLKKAPLAILLGATLLPAYAMAHAHMGGHSAIGPSEGDREFSLSGTGSSSKDFDNSSFGISGDYGWYLSDRTLAGIRQSISYADVEGEDIGDDFWNGSTRLFADYHFGHNAARPFVGASLGGIYGDGVKDTGIAGLEAGLKYYLLPTTFIQARAEYQFLFDSGDSAEDNFDDGAWAYTFGMGLNF, from the coding sequence ATGAAAATGCTAAAAAAAGCGCCGCTGGCCATTCTTCTTGGCGCCACCTTACTGCCCGCCTATGCCATGGCTCACGCTCACATGGGTGGTCACAGTGCGATTGGTCCAAGCGAAGGTGACCGGGAGTTCTCGCTCTCCGGTACCGGTAGCAGCAGCAAGGATTTCGATAACAGCAGCTTTGGTATTTCCGGCGACTACGGCTGGTATTTGTCTGACCGTACCCTGGCCGGTATTCGCCAGAGCATCAGCTACGCCGACGTGGAAGGCGAAGACATTGGCGATGACTTCTGGAACGGCAGTACCCGCCTCTTTGCCGACTATCACTTTGGCCACAATGCGGCCCGGCCCTTTGTGGGCGCCTCGCTCGGTGGCATTTACGGTGACGGCGTAAAAGACACCGGCATCGCCGGCCTGGAAGCGGGTCTTAAATATTACCTGCTGCCCACCACCTTTATTCAAGCCCGGGCCGAATATCAGTTCCTGTTTGACAGTGGCGACAGCGCCGAAGACAACTTCGACGATGGCGCCTGGGCCTACACCTTTGGTATGGGTCTTAACTTCTGA